Proteins encoded in a region of the Quercus lobata isolate SW786 chromosome 8, ValleyOak3.0 Primary Assembly, whole genome shotgun sequence genome:
- the LOC115957489 gene encoding uncharacterized protein LOC115957489, which yields MYRYECTSFSKGIYNSLPSLLQFLSPFFTALMAASTVEVPIFTETNLGTRIAMAVPPDITARDFKREAERVHFNCFPKSGEIMIQGLMVKRKSFFYHLPESMPMKYAFQGKKGTWFLHVEAQPLSDLSRSGLPKGVATKVAEHVLYDGSKDTVYLKPPNFLTNNVQTDTRGEGKKRSSERSNCVKPSLQELQSTVFIPKEKTNKRLKKHHLLECKASEIKKGCSGRNEDAPGVTAKERSDICPSAHEVEAREGLSTSAIVKAAASDVSSEVVSVTAIIKRYFPISNEVSSFSSPSISDIDVTHRTFQGQMEEQLKTKAIDKCSSIHVDTLPGFAVKTPPRMLPLQTARTPDCLGNKPGRYKVGKRLILASSNLRTSGSKQRPAIPLCRFKDGKVLESSMVKNSVFEITDSDD from the exons ATGTACAGGTATGAATGTACATCTTTTTCTAAAGGCATTTATAACTCATTGCCTTCTCTTTTGCAgtttctctctcccttcttcACAGCTCTAATGGCTGCTTCTACTGTGGAAGTACCAATCTTCACAGAAACTAACTTGGGCACTCGCATAGCAATGGCTGTCCCTCCAGATATCACTGCAAGAGACTTCAAGA GAGAAGCTGAAAGAGTGCACTTCAATTGTTTCCCCAAGTCAGGAGAGATCATGATCCAAGGATTAATG GTGAAGCGAAAGTCATTCTTTTACCATCTGCCTGAGTCAATGCCAATGAAGTATGCTTTCCAGGGTAAGAAAGGAACATGGTTTCTGCATGTGGAAGCACAACCTTTGAGTGATTTAAGTAGGTCTGGTTTACCCAAGGGTGTGGCTACTAAAGTTGCAGAGCATGTATTATACGATGGTAGCAAAGATACCGTTTATTTGAAACCACCAAACTTCCTTACAAACAATGTTCAGACTGATACTAGaggagaaggaaagaaaaggagTTCAGAAAGATCAAACTGCGTTAAACCTTCCCTACAAGAGCTTCAGAGCACCGTCTTTATTCCAAAGGAAAAGACAAATAAGAGATTGAAGAAACACCATCTTTTGGAGTGCAAAGCAAGTGAAATAAAGAAGGGATGTAGTGGTAGAAATGAAGACGCTCCTGGTGTTACTGCCAAAGAGAGGTCTGATATTTGTCCATCTGCACATGAAGTTGAGGCTAGAGAAGGATTGAGCACCAGTGCAATAGTGAAGGCGGCCGCAAGTGACGTGTCATCAGAAGTAGTATCAGTTACAGCTAtcattaagaggtatttcccaATTTCCAATGAGGTGAGCAGTTTTAGCAGCCCTTCAATCTCTGATATTGATGTCACACATAGAACCTTTCAAGGTCAAATGGAAGAACAATTGAAGACTAAAGCAATTGATAAATGCTCAAGCATACATGTTGATACCCTCCCTGGGTTTGCAGTCAAAACACCACCAAGGATGTTGCCATTGCAAACTGCTAGAACTCCAGACTGTTTGGGGAATAAGCCTGGAAGATATAAAGTTGGAAAACGTCTCATTCTGGCCTCATCTAATCTCAGGACTTCTGGAAGCAAGCAAAGACCTGCAATTCCACTTTGCAGATTCAAAGATGGAAAAGTGTTAGAATCCTCTATGGTTAAAAACTCAGTCTTTGAGATTACTGACAGTGATGACTGA